The following is a genomic window from Oscillatoria salina IIICB1.
TAACATCGAAAATTACTTTAAATGTTTCCCCCAATTCTTCCTTCAGGGACGCTTCAAACAAAGTTACTTGTTCGGGAGTAATTGGTTGGGTAGAGCGAACATCTACTTTAATTAAAGGTGGATTGGTATCGCGAAAAACTTCTGTTTTCGTTAGCTGCATATTTTCTTCAGTTAATAAAGGACTATTAGCCACAACTCTTCGCACAGAATCATTAACTTGAGCTTGCTGAACCAAATCGATAAAGCTAACTCCTAAAGGTACTGCTAACAAAGCAATGAGAAACAAACTAACTCCCCAAGAAACCGAGCGTCCGAGTTGACTTTTTCGAGCATAACCACTGATTACATAAACACAAATGCAAGCGAGATTGATGCCAATCAAATTAGTAAAATAAAGTAAAAAAGCACCAAAACTTAATTGCCATAAACCTTGGGAAAAAGTCAGCCCAATGACGCAAATTGGTGGCATCAAGGCAACAGCGATCGCCGTTCCCGGTAAAGCATCTCCCAAAGAAGGGCGAATTTTCGCATAAGCACTAATTCCCCCCGCAACAATCGCAATCAGTAAATCGACTAAATTCGGTTGGGTACGTGCTAAAACTTCTGTCCCAAATTCCGGAATCCCAATAACTAAACCAACCAAAGACGAACTGATAAAAGCAATCAAAGTACCTGCCGCGATCGAAGAAAAACTACTACGCAGCAGGATTAAATCTCCTTCCAAGGTAGCAAAAGAAAATCCCCGTAAAGGCAGCATTAGAGGTGCAATAATCATCGCACCGATAATGACGGCAGTACTATTCAAAATCAGTCCGAAAGTAGCGATTAAACAAGAACTGACAATCAGAACGATATAGTTGAGAGTTAGCTGCGAATCTTTAACCAGAGATTCCCTCAGCTTGAGTATGGGAATTACTTTCACCCAATAATTAGTGACCGAATGCCAAAGATTTTGCATTAGTATAGATACCCCTGATAAATGCAATAGCTCCAATGCTAATTTATCTTTGGCAGGTCACTTCGTCGAGCTCGGGAATTCTTTTACGAGATTT
Proteins encoded in this region:
- a CDS encoding DUF389 domain-containing protein yields the protein MQNLWHSVTNYWVKVIPILKLRESLVKDSQLTLNYIVLIVSSCLIATFGLILNSTAVIIGAMIIAPLMLPLRGFSFATLEGDLILLRSSFSSIAAGTLIAFISSSLVGLVIGIPEFGTEVLARTQPNLVDLLIAIVAGGISAYAKIRPSLGDALPGTAIAVALMPPICVIGLTFSQGLWQLSFGAFLLYFTNLIGINLACICVYVISGYARKSQLGRSVSWGVSLFLIALLAVPLGVSFIDLVQQAQVNDSVRRVVANSPLLTEENMQLTKTEVFRDTNPPLIKVDVRSTQPITPEQVTLFEASLKEELGETFKVIFDVTQSSQVEAVTPAAAN